TCGACGCCCTTGGTGTTCACGCTGGTGAAGGCGACGTTCCTGAGTCCATGCCTGGAGAGGAACACGCCCGTGTCATCGAATGCCACGGATGGGGCAAGGTCCGGAATGCGTACGTTGAGACTCCTGGCTTCCTGCACAGCGGCGCCGTCCAGAGCCGGCATGCCCTTGGCCACGTGTATGGTGTAAGTGGAGCCGGGCGCGAAATTACCTGTGAGCAGCAGATCATTGCCGTCCGTGCCGGCGGTATACTTCACCTGAGGATCCACCGTGACGAAGTCTTCGGCTTTTCGAGCATCCACGCCCGACGAAAGCTCAAGGGTCACGGTGCCGCTGTCCGGAGTGACGCTCCCTCGCACCCGCTTTACCGTCAACGCAGGATCGAACACGATGGTAAGGCCCTGGCTCGCAGGCGTGCTCAGGGTGTAATCCGTGTTGGCTGCCGGAAGAGATGCATCTATGACCAGTTCCAGTTGCCGAGGGTCGAGCTCCTTTTTGATCGGGGCTTCGGGATCCGAAATGAAATATATTTCGCGGCTCTGATAGTAGCGCTCCAGAAGAAGAGGAACCGTGCCGTTTTCCGCGTTCGGATCCTTCAGGCGGACATGTTCCAGGAAATCTTCGGGCAACACGTCCAGCGAGAATTCCACCTTGCCTTTGATCTGCACGCTCCCCGGTTTGCCCCGAGCCGGCACAGTGCGCAGGTCGATGCTGTCCACCTCGAATTCCTGCATCTTCAGGGTGATGTTGTCGGCGCCGGCTATTTCGCGGCCTTGGCCCAGAATGTTTTCCGGGAGCAAAGAAAGCGTATAGGATTTGTTCCTGTCGAATCGACCGTCAGCGTCGAAACGCAACATGAACGGGCTGACCCATTCCCAGTCGCCTCGTATTCGCGGCGAGAACTCGGCCGGTTCCTTGGCTGGCCGTGTGCCCACGGCAGATTTTTCGACAACCGGCTGATTGAACGCCACCAGGGCGAACGCGCCGCGCGCGCTGTCCAGCACGGCCTCCTCCACTGCGACCTGGCCGTCAGTCGCGACACTTGCTGGGGCATCGGCAGCCGTTTCATTATTCCGAAATGCATCCGGCCCCTTCTCCATGAATTCCGAACGCGACTGGGAAAACAACAGCGCCGCCTGGACGGCGACCACCATCACGAGAACGACGATCAGAAAGTTTTTCCCCAGTTCCTTTACGTTTCTGCCATTCTCGTCGCTCATGTCGCCTCCAGGAGCCGCCATCTATTGGGGGTTGATTGAAATCGGAAAAAAAAATCGGCCCGGTAAGTCGAATACCGTATTTGTATGCAGAACATGCCCGGACTTCAACTCAGGTTTGTACCTTTTCTGTAAACAGGTTGGCGAGCATCATCTTGACCGAAGAATTCCGGATCATATACATCTTTCAATGGCTGCATGTGTCTGCCGAACCTGCCGACGGAAACTGCGTACATGACGATCGCCCGATTTCCTCATATATTTCTGCTCCACGTGGGAATTGCCCTTGCGTGTCTGCTGCTCGCCCTGCCTGCATGGGCGGAGTGGTACGGCTACGAGGATCCGCTCGGCATGCTGCACCTGAGCCGCACCAAGAAGAACGAAAAGTACAAGCCCCTGAAGAACCTGGAGCGCGAATCCGACAACGAGGAAGGCGACGTGGCGCGGTACGAGGCTCTCGTAAACGCCCTGCGGGACAATGAGGCCATAGTGGAGCCGGAAGGCCCCCTCGCCGGATTCACCAACCTGCCTGACGTATCCCGCGCCAGAGGCGTTCCCTCGTCGCTCACTCCGCAGCGCTGGGCCGTGCGACCTTTTCCTCATCCCGGAGCCCGCGGTGCGTACATGCAGCTCATCGAGGACGCAGCCGCCAGTCACGCGCTCGACCCCCTGCTCGTCTACTGTGTGGCCGAGCTGGAGTCCGGCTTCCAGTCCGGCGCCGTGTCGCCCAAGGGCGCGCAGGGACTCATGCAGATCATGCCTGCGACGCAGAAGGAACTCGGGCTGTCCAGCCCGTTCGACCCGGCACAGAACATTGCGGCCGGCACGCGGTATCTGCGTTGGATGCTCGATTCGTTCAAAAGCGTGCCGCTGGCGCTGGCGGCCTACAACGCCGGACCGGAGGCCGTGCGCAAATATGGAGGCGTACCGCCATATGGCGAGACAAGGCGCTACGTGGCGTTCATCATGTCCCGGTACGGCCGGCTCAAGGGACTGGAGATGGAGAGGGAAGAAAACGCCGGGTGATGGGCCGGCGTACAGAGGCTTTTAGAGGAGCGGCTCGCTGTTGTCGTCGAAAAGCAGGTTCCTGGCGACCTCGTGCAGGTCGGCGCGGTACATGCCTTTGGCGACTTTTTGTTTGAGGGCCTGGACGCGCTCAGCCCGTTCCTGCTCCGCTGCCGCCTTCGAATGCTCCTGTTTACTGGCTTCCTGGCAGCGGGCAAGCTCCGTAGCGAAATCCATGGGTCCGCCGCCTTTTTCGCGCAGAGCCCTATTTCCGCGATTCTGCTCGGTGCGGTCCAGGTGTTCGATTGAGTGCAGAGGTTTTTTGACGTCCATCGGCGTGGATGCGTTCGGGCTTCTGGGACAGTTGCGGTATATTATGTCTATCGGCATCCACCATGGAAATATTTAGGGGATATTGGAATTCCGCTGTATTCCCCACTGGTTCTCAACGATTACCCTTCGCAATAAACCACTTTTCAGTACAAACGCGCGCCCGGCGCCACGTCGTGGTCCGGCCCTACGAGACTGACGCTCGTTCCTCCGACATCGGCCTGTGAATCCAACCCGAGCACGAGCACTTCGGAAACGAATCCGGCGATGCGTTTTGGTGGAAAATTCACCACGGCGAGCACCAGACGGCCGGCCAGTTCTTCAGGCGCATAAAGCTCCGTAATCTGGGCGCTGGAATGCTTTTTCCCCAACGGCCCGAAATCGATAGTCAATGCATAGGCTGGCTTGCGCGCCTTGGGCAGTGGCTCGGCGTGGAGGATGCGACCGGCGCGGATATCCACGCGCCGGAAGTCATCCCACTCGATCTGCGGTTCCATTCCGCCGTCAGTATCCACGCGCTTAGCTCCAGCGCTCGCGCTTGACCTTGGCTGGGTCGTACCTGTCGCTCACTTCCTTGCTCTCTTTGGGAAAGCCCAACGGAACGAGCGCCAGCGGCACGATGTGCTCAGGCAGGGAGAACAGGCGCCGGAAACCCTCTACCCGGCTCTCGTCCGGATAGATGCCGGTCCACACTGCGCCCAGGCCCATGGCGTGAGCCGCCAGCAGCAGATTCTCGACGGCGGCGCTGCAATCCTGCACCCAGAATCCCGGGTACTTTTCGGCCGAAACATCTCCGCACACCAGTACGGCCAGCGGCGCCTGAGGCGTCATCTTGGCGTAGGGATGGACCGCGGGCACGGCGTCCAGCAACTCGCGGTCCCGGATGACAACGAAGGCCCAGGCCTGTGAATTGCCCGCAGAGGGGGCGGCCATGGCTGCGCGCAGGAGTGTTTCCACCTGCTCGTCGGTCACAGGGTCGTCGGTATAGGCGCGGATGCTGCGCCGGGTCAGTATGGCTTCCATGGCGTCCATGTCGTCCTCCAATATTTTTGTGAAAAGTCGCGCAAAGCTATTGCATTCAGTTACGGCAATCTACATTACCAGCCGTTTCTGCATGGTCAAGAAAAATGCGAATGCTGAAGACATTGACAGCGCTTCGTCTCTGACGGACAACCATCCACCAGCATGCCCATATTCCGGAGAACGACACTATGACCACGCTGCTCATCATCCTTGGCCTCGCTTGCATCGCCGCATTCTGGGTCACTTCCACCACATTGCTCTTCTTCCTCTACGAATCTCGCAACACCGGCCACATGAAGCGCCTTGCCGAACTCGGCCACACATCATCCGACGTGATCCGGCGCATCCTGGGGTTCGGATTCCCGAGCGAACTCGGCATTTACCTGCAATTTCTCACCACTCCCGTCACGGCATGGTCCTGGTCGCCCTCGCGCAACAGGCAAACCGATGACGAAGACCAGCAGACGCCCGTGCTGCTGGTCCACGGCCTGTACGGCAACGCCTCCAACTGGCTGCTGTTCCGTCACAGGCTCAGGCGTCTGGGGCTGCGCCACGTGTACGCCTACTCCTACAGCTCCTTCGGACCAGATTATTTCACGCTCATGGAGAAGCTGGACCGCATGGTGGACGCGACACGAGAAAAGCACGACGGCCGTCCCGTATTTCTGGTGGGGCACAGCCTGGGGGGACTGCTCATCCGCGGCTATGCCTCCAGCGGCATGGCGGTGGAGAACGGAGAGTGCAAAGTGGCCGGCGCCGTGACCATCGGCGCACCGCTTGGCGGCAGCAAACTCGCCGCCCTGGCTGTCGGCAAGCTGGGACGATCCATTATCCACCGCAGCGAGCTCATCCAGGAGTTGGAAAAGCGCGATGCGAAACCGCCCTTTCCGTGTCTGGCGCTGTACACACCGATCGATAACTTTGTGCTGCCGTATGATTCCATGGTGCCGGCCATGCCAGGCTGGCGCAGCGAGCACACCCCGGCCGTAACGCACATCTGCCTCATCTTCAGCAGGCCGGTGGTGCGGCGCGTGATCGGTTTCTTCAAGGAGTGCACGAAGTGAAGTTCAATCCGAGGAGCGGTGCACGACCTCCAGCAAGTCGTGTTTGAGCGCCCAGAGCACGAGACGCTCGGCTTCCTCCGGCGCAAGGGACTGCGCCGCCGCGAGCCGCTCCATGAGCTCATCCGCACTGCGCGGCTTACGCGCAAGCACGAGCAATGGCTTGAGAGCGTCTTCCGGCAGCCAGCCCTCCATGTCCGCGTAGACCTGCGGGAACTCCTGTCCGCGGTAGACGTTCTCCCCGTTGCGGCTCGTCTGCAAGACCATTCCCGAAAGCCGTCCGGAGGGGTGCCACCCGAAAATACGCGCATATGGCAGCTCGAATGGCGGCGCGGCCTTCCGCACCCAATCCTCGTCCACATCGCGGGTCCACAGCTCGTCCCATAGCGCCAGGTGCAGTTCCACCACACGAGCCCACGTGAAAAAACGCTCCACGCGGACTCGTGCCCGTGCGCCCATGGAGCGCCGGAGCGCCTGGGAATCGGCCAGAGTCTGGATGGCGCGCGCCAGCGCCGTCACATCCACGGCTGTGGTCTGCGCGAGTCTCAAATGGTGGACATCGCCCGGCAGCAGGGAGCCTAGTGCGTCGTCCAGTGGGCTTGAGTCCGGTTCGCGGCCCACGGTCGGCACGAGAATTCCGGTCGCGTTTTCCCCGTCCGTCAAAACAAGGTCCCGGTAGCCGTTCCAGTCCGAGGCGATGACGGGCAACCCGGACGCACCGGCCTCCAGGATGGTCAGCCCAAAGGTCTCCTGCATGTTGTCCGAGGGCGAAATAAATACGTCCGCGGCTGCCAGCAGCTTTCGTTTCAGGGCTTCGTCCGGCCCGGGCACCCTGCGCACGGGGAGACCGATGTTCCTCGCCAGGGCCTGGAGGACATCGAGGTATGGCTCCTTTTCCGCCATGGATCCGGCTATGACGAGACACAGCGTCTTCGGATCGCGGCCGGCAGCCACAAGCCTCTGCACCGCGCGGACTACGGGCAGCAGATCCATCTTGAGCGCAGGCGAGACCCGGCCAAACGCCAGGAGCATGACTGAATCTTTCGGTATGCCCTGGCCACCCTGCGCCTTGGGCGCCGCAAGCTCTTCACGCAGCCGGCGTTTTTCCTCCTCATCCGGAAGACGGAAATCCCTTGCCTCGACCCCAAGCGGCACGATCTCCAGCGCCGGTTGCCTGTACAGGGAATCGCCCAGGCCGTACGCTTCCCGCAGCCAGACGTAGTACCGCTCCATCGCATTTTTGGCGGCGCGGGTGGTGCACACCGTGCAGTCACGTGGCGTTACTCCAGCCCACAAGTGGGCAAGCACGTGGCGTTTGAACTCCTGAAAGCTCAAAGAATGCGTCGTAGCAGTGATGGGGAAAAG
This genomic window from Oceanidesulfovibrio indonesiensis contains:
- a CDS encoding lytic transglycosylase domain-containing protein, with protein sequence MTIARFPHIFLLHVGIALACLLLALPAWAEWYGYEDPLGMLHLSRTKKNEKYKPLKNLERESDNEEGDVARYEALVNALRDNEAIVEPEGPLAGFTNLPDVSRARGVPSSLTPQRWAVRPFPHPGARGAYMQLIEDAAASHALDPLLVYCVAELESGFQSGAVSPKGAQGLMQIMPATQKELGLSSPFDPAQNIAAGTRYLRWMLDSFKSVPLALAAYNAGPEAVRKYGGVPPYGETRRYVAFIMSRYGRLKGLEMEREENAG
- a CDS encoding flagellar biosynthesis anti-sigma factor FlgM, translating into MDVKKPLHSIEHLDRTEQNRGNRALREKGGGPMDFATELARCQEASKQEHSKAAAEQERAERVQALKQKVAKGMYRADLHEVARNLLFDDNSEPLL
- a CDS encoding tRNA-binding protein; its protein translation is MDTDGGMEPQIEWDDFRRVDIRAGRILHAEPLPKARKPAYALTIDFGPLGKKHSSAQITELYAPEELAGRLVLAVVNFPPKRIAGFVSEVLVLGLDSQADVGGTSVSLVGPDHDVAPGARLY
- a CDS encoding nitroreductase family protein, translating into MDAMEAILTRRSIRAYTDDPVTDEQVETLLRAAMAAPSAGNSQAWAFVVIRDRELLDAVPAVHPYAKMTPQAPLAVLVCGDVSAEKYPGFWVQDCSAAVENLLLAAHAMGLGAVWTGIYPDESRVEGFRRLFSLPEHIVPLALVPLGFPKESKEVSDRYDPAKVKRERWS
- a CDS encoding esterase/lipase family protein, which translates into the protein MTTLLIILGLACIAAFWVTSTTLLFFLYESRNTGHMKRLAELGHTSSDVIRRILGFGFPSELGIYLQFLTTPVTAWSWSPSRNRQTDDEDQQTPVLLVHGLYGNASNWLLFRHRLRRLGLRHVYAYSYSSFGPDYFTLMEKLDRMVDATREKHDGRPVFLVGHSLGGLLIRGYASSGMAVENGECKVAGAVTIGAPLGGSKLAALAVGKLGRSIIHRSELIQELEKRDAKPPFPCLALYTPIDNFVLPYDSMVPAMPGWRSEHTPAVTHICLIFSRPVVRRVIGFFKECTK
- a CDS encoding glycosyltransferase family 4 protein; the protein is MTGRVGYGFAAVMDKKRAAWGTLDPFYESVAGKVVMGRPVANAGFLDAMLREDPFPRYYFFLENRRLVAMQRKELERRHPALHARGAFVVETWDALPRALSEVAFHAFHLSDCHNRPGPLARLRNLHAPELFPITATTHSLSFQEFKRHVLAHLWAGVTPRDCTVCTTRAAKNAMERYYVWLREAYGLGDSLYRQPALEIVPLGVEARDFRLPDEEEKRRLREELAAPKAQGGQGIPKDSVMLLAFGRVSPALKMDLLPVVRAVQRLVAAGRDPKTLCLVIAGSMAEKEPYLDVLQALARNIGLPVRRVPGPDEALKRKLLAAADVFISPSDNMQETFGLTILEAGASGLPVIASDWNGYRDLVLTDGENATGILVPTVGREPDSSPLDDALGSLLPGDVHHLRLAQTTAVDVTALARAIQTLADSQALRRSMGARARVRVERFFTWARVVELHLALWDELWTRDVDEDWVRKAAPPFELPYARIFGWHPSGRLSGMVLQTSRNGENVYRGQEFPQVYADMEGWLPEDALKPLLVLARKPRSADELMERLAAAQSLAPEEAERLVLWALKHDLLEVVHRSSD